A portion of the Juglans microcarpa x Juglans regia isolate MS1-56 chromosome 1D, Jm3101_v1.0, whole genome shotgun sequence genome contains these proteins:
- the LOC121268612 gene encoding protein FAR1-RELATED SEQUENCE 7-like — protein MAGIAGAHDLLGSDDGVSDEETVENAGELEATEDGLLQHCYLNSVSNDHLSLIEPSRGDLTVESLEPYIGMAFPSLDDARDFYYDYAKQMGFTIRTNRIRHSLKNTAIIGRDFVCSREGFRAAKHSLRKDRVLPPKPITREGCKAMIRLAARDGGKWVVTKFVREHNHKLMTHCKFSGELPIVNILSEEEKDKKIQDLHDELQHERKRSSAFREQLCLILKDIDEHAQFMSLRVEDIVNSMKEIELGNT, from the exons ATGGCTGGGATCGCTGGTGCACATGACCTTCTAGGCAGTGATGATGGGGTTTCTGATGAGGAAACCGTTGAAAACGCTGGAGAACTCGAAGCCACAGAAGATGGGCTATTGCAGCATTGTTATTTAAACAGTGTCTCGAATGATCATTTGAGTCTAATAGAACCTTCACGTGGAGATTTAACTGTGGAAAGCTTAGAACCATATATTGGGATGGCTTTTCCATCGTTGGATGATGCAAGGGATTTCTATTATGATTATGCCAAGCAGATGGGTTTCACCATAAGAACAAATCGGATCAGACACTCACTAAAGAACACGGCTATAATAGGGAGGGACTTTGTTTGTTCAAGAGAAGGATTCCGTGCTGCAAAGCATTCACTTAGAAAAGACAGGGTTCTTCCTCCGAAGCCAATTACGCGAGAAGGGTGCAAAGCGATGATCAGGCTGGCCGCAAGGGATGGAGGTAAATGGGTTGTTACCAAATTCGTGCGAGAGCACAACCACAAGCTGATGACTCATTGTAAATTTTCTGGTGAACTGCCTATCGTAAATATACTTAGTGAG GAAGAGAAGGATAAGAAGATCCAGGATCTACATGATGAGCTTCAGCATGAAAGAAAGCGATCTTCAGCATTCCGAGAACAGCTATGCTTGATTCTCAAAGATATTGACGAACATGCTCAATTTATGTCCTTGAGAGTTGAAGACATTGTTAATAGCATGAAAGAAATTGAACTCGGCAATACATAG